The Actinocatenispora sera genome has a window encoding:
- a CDS encoding ArsR/SmtB family transcription factor: MDEQDIRLDTATLRVLAHPLRLTVLNLLRERGPATATRVAAALAINPGAASYHLRRLAAGGLIVEDEDLGSGRDRWWKAAHRQSIHDPSAGPADHRAAGRAYTHALVLARIEQLRRAAQEVPLLPREWADVSTYGDFTLTLTPSEVARLRAELFDVIRRYRDEPAADAAAGVPVSVQVQAFPVPGTIPLEPPPDVTVPHDPRPHDPGPLQPAPDDAEPLEPGPHDPRPLEPGPHDPRPLEPGRHEPEPPEAEPPEAGPREPGPREPAPREPGPA; this comes from the coding sequence ATGGACGAGCAGGACATCCGCCTCGACACCGCGACCCTGCGGGTGCTGGCCCACCCGCTCCGGCTGACCGTGCTCAACCTGCTCCGCGAGCGCGGGCCGGCCACCGCCACCCGCGTCGCCGCCGCGCTGGCCATCAACCCCGGCGCGGCCAGCTACCACCTGCGCCGGCTCGCCGCCGGCGGGCTGATCGTCGAGGACGAGGACCTCGGCAGCGGGCGGGACCGCTGGTGGAAGGCGGCGCACCGGCAGTCGATCCACGACCCGTCGGCCGGGCCGGCGGACCACCGGGCGGCCGGCCGGGCGTACACGCACGCCCTGGTGCTGGCCCGGATCGAGCAGCTGCGCCGGGCCGCGCAGGAGGTCCCGCTGCTGCCCCGGGAATGGGCCGACGTCAGCACGTACGGAGACTTCACGCTGACGCTCACCCCGTCCGAGGTGGCGCGGCTGCGCGCCGAGCTGTTCGACGTGATCCGCCGGTACCGGGACGAGCCCGCCGCCGACGCCGCGGCCGGCGTGCCGGTGTCGGTGCAGGTTCAGGCGTTCCCGGTGCCCGGCACGATCCCACTCGAACCGCCGCCGGACGTCACGGTGCCGCACGATCCGAGGCCGCACGATCCGGGGCCACTCCAACCCGCGCCGGACGATGCGGAGCCCCTCGAACCGGGGCCGCACGATCCGAGGCCGCTCGAACCGGGGCCGCACGATCCGAGGCCGCTCGAGCCGGGGCGGCACGAGCCGGAGCCGCCCGAAGCGGAGCCGCCCGAAGCGGGGCCGCGCGAGCCGGGGCCGCGCGAGCCGGCGCCACGCGAACCGGGGCCGGCATGA
- a CDS encoding MFS transporter translates to MSGAVARGRSREGDTAATAVVRPAHRDPNVLRWLTAYTASVTGDLVYFLALSWAATRIAGPSYVGLVVACGAVPRAVLMLAGGVVADRFGPRRIAVASDTTRCVVIGAVAVTILLTSPGLGLLIAAAVVFGVVDALFMPAVGAFPPRITTSGQLARLQGMRGLSIRLSNAVGPMLAGVVLATGSSPAAFGAASALFAVSLLLLLRVRTTPAPAATRVPAWRGLGEGLRYLRGHRVLAPLVVVVGLSEMCFSGPVGLGLVLLADEHGWGATGMGWIASAFSVGGAAAALLVAARRRIPRAGLVSAGALLATAAGTAGIGFAPSLPLAVLLGGSMGLTSGVTSTLTGALVQTEADPGYLGRITAVTTLGTLGLAPILFPAVGLTVAAWGSAAFFTGCAAICLIAAAVGLAARALRRAELHPAGTSG, encoded by the coding sequence ATGAGCGGGGCCGTGGCGCGCGGGCGTTCCCGCGAGGGCGACACCGCCGCAACCGCGGTCGTCCGGCCGGCACACCGCGACCCGAACGTGCTGCGCTGGCTCACCGCGTACACCGCGTCGGTGACCGGGGACCTGGTCTACTTCCTCGCGCTGTCCTGGGCCGCCACCCGCATCGCCGGCCCCTCGTACGTCGGGCTGGTCGTCGCGTGCGGCGCGGTGCCACGGGCAGTACTGATGCTCGCCGGTGGCGTGGTCGCCGACCGGTTCGGGCCGCGCCGGATCGCGGTGGCCAGCGACACCACCCGCTGCGTCGTGATCGGCGCGGTCGCCGTCACGATCCTGCTGACCTCGCCCGGCCTCGGCCTGCTGATCGCCGCCGCGGTGGTCTTCGGCGTGGTGGACGCGCTGTTCATGCCGGCCGTCGGCGCGTTCCCGCCGCGGATCACCACGTCCGGTCAGCTCGCCCGGCTGCAGGGCATGCGCGGGTTGTCGATCCGGCTCAGCAACGCGGTCGGCCCGATGCTGGCCGGCGTCGTCCTCGCGACCGGCAGCTCACCGGCGGCCTTCGGCGCGGCCAGCGCCCTGTTCGCGGTCTCGCTGCTCCTGCTGCTTCGGGTGCGCACCACCCCGGCGCCGGCCGCCACCCGGGTACCGGCCTGGCGCGGGCTCGGCGAGGGCCTGCGCTACCTGCGCGGGCACCGGGTGCTGGCTCCGCTGGTCGTGGTCGTCGGCCTGAGCGAGATGTGCTTCAGCGGCCCGGTCGGTCTCGGCCTGGTACTGCTCGCCGACGAGCACGGGTGGGGCGCCACCGGGATGGGCTGGATCGCCAGCGCGTTCAGCGTCGGCGGCGCCGCGGCCGCGCTGCTGGTCGCGGCGCGCCGCCGGATTCCGCGGGCCGGCCTGGTCTCCGCCGGCGCGCTGCTCGCCACCGCCGCCGGTACCGCCGGGATCGGATTCGCGCCGAGCCTGCCGCTGGCCGTACTGCTGGGCGGGTCGATGGGGTTGACCAGCGGCGTCACCAGCACACTGACCGGCGCGCTGGTGCAGACCGAGGCTGATCCCGGCTACCTCGGCCGGATCACCGCGGTCACCACGCTCGGCACCCTGGGGCTCGCGCCGATCCTGTTCCCCGCCGTCGGCCTCACCGTCGCCGCCTGGGGCTCGGCCGCGTTCTTCACCGGCTGCGCCGCGATCTGCCTGATCGCCGCCGCGGTCGGCCTCGCCGCCCGTGCGCTCCGGCGGGCCGAACTGCACCCCGCCGGTACGTCCGGGTAG
- a CDS encoding VOC family protein: protein MEASTSFIHHVGVFASDFEASERFYTAALETLGIVAGYRTETVAEYWHPERDTPSLSLETAEKARDATRGMHLAFAADGRDAVDVFHAVAVSAGGTSRHAPRFWNEYRAYCAFVSDPDGNNIEAVHKENG, encoded by the coding sequence ATGGAAGCATCGACGTCCTTCATCCATCACGTCGGCGTGTTCGCGTCGGACTTCGAGGCGAGCGAACGGTTCTACACCGCCGCGCTGGAGACGCTCGGCATCGTCGCCGGCTACCGGACCGAGACGGTGGCCGAGTACTGGCATCCCGAGCGGGACACCCCGTCGCTGTCGCTGGAGACCGCGGAGAAAGCGCGGGACGCCACCCGCGGGATGCACCTCGCGTTCGCCGCGGACGGCCGGGACGCGGTCGACGTCTTCCATGCGGTCGCGGTGTCGGCCGGAGGTACGTCGCGACACGCTCCCCGCTTCTGGAACGAGTACCGCGCCTACTGCGCGTTCGTCAGCGACCCCGACGGAAACAACATCGAGGCGGTACACAAGGAGAACGGCTAG
- a CDS encoding alpha-hydroxy-acid oxidizing protein has protein sequence MAVRIERPGGGPRAEMAESRCDECDEEETAMPAFGDYQNELYFQALFGTLPDLPMAYAELAARAEQALPPSVWSYVAGGAGDEHTQRANVAAFERWGLVPRMFVGAAQRDLSVRLFDLDLPAPVFLAPIGLLGLCSQDGHGDLATARAAAQTGVPMVASTLSEDPLEDVAGALGPTPGLFQLYTPTDRDLAASLVSRAEAAGYKGIVVTLDTWITGWRPRDLASGNFPQLRGKCLTNYTSDPVFRRLLGQPPEQDPRATVLKWVQLFGNPLTWDDLPWLRSLTTLPLVVKGICHPDDARRALDGGVDAIYCSNHGGRQANGGLPTLDVLPEIVAASDGRPVLFDSGVRSGADIAKALAFGATAVGIGRPYAYGLALRGTAGAVHVLRSLLAELDLIMAVDGYPTLADLTPDALRRVG, from the coding sequence GTGGCGGTACGGATCGAGCGGCCGGGCGGCGGTCCGCGCGCCGAGATGGCAGAGTCTCGCTGCGACGAGTGCGACGAGGAGGAGACCGCGATGCCCGCATTCGGCGACTACCAGAACGAGCTCTACTTCCAGGCGTTGTTCGGCACCCTGCCCGACCTGCCGATGGCGTACGCCGAGCTGGCGGCGCGGGCCGAGCAGGCGTTGCCGCCGTCGGTCTGGTCGTACGTGGCGGGCGGCGCCGGTGACGAGCACACCCAGCGTGCCAACGTCGCCGCGTTCGAGCGGTGGGGGCTGGTACCGCGGATGTTCGTCGGCGCCGCGCAGCGCGACCTGTCGGTACGGCTGTTCGACCTGGACCTGCCGGCGCCGGTGTTCCTGGCCCCGATCGGCCTGCTCGGCCTGTGCAGCCAGGACGGGCACGGTGACCTGGCGACGGCGCGGGCCGCGGCGCAGACCGGCGTACCGATGGTCGCGTCGACGCTGAGCGAGGACCCGCTGGAGGACGTCGCCGGTGCGCTCGGCCCGACGCCGGGGCTGTTCCAGCTGTACACGCCGACCGACCGGGACCTCGCGGCGAGCCTGGTGAGCCGGGCCGAGGCCGCCGGGTACAAGGGGATCGTCGTCACGCTCGACACCTGGATCACCGGCTGGCGACCCCGTGACCTGGCGAGCGGCAACTTCCCGCAGCTGCGCGGGAAGTGCCTGACCAACTACACGTCCGACCCGGTGTTCCGCCGGCTGCTCGGCCAGCCGCCGGAGCAGGATCCGCGCGCCACCGTGCTGAAGTGGGTGCAGCTGTTCGGCAACCCGCTGACCTGGGACGACCTGCCGTGGCTGCGGTCGCTCACCACGCTGCCGCTGGTGGTCAAGGGCATCTGCCACCCGGACGACGCGCGCCGCGCGCTGGACGGCGGCGTCGACGCCATCTACTGCTCCAACCACGGTGGGCGGCAGGCGAACGGCGGGCTGCCGACCCTGGACGTACTGCCGGAGATCGTCGCCGCCAGCGACGGCCGGCCGGTGCTGTTCGACTCGGGCGTCAGGTCCGGCGCGGACATCGCGAAGGCGCTCGCGTTCGGCGCCACGGCCGTCGGCATCGGCCGGCCCTACGCGTACGGGCTGGCCTTGCGCGGCACCGCCGGTGCGGTGCACGTGCTGCGCTCACTGCTCGCCGAACTGGACCTGATCATGGCGGTCGACGGCTACCCGACGCTCGCCGACCTCACCCCCGACGCCCTCCGCCGGGTCGGCTGA
- a CDS encoding pyridoxamine 5'-phosphate oxidase family protein: protein MVTWAEFAEAAPELAEAIRDLVHQFGQGFGFLATVRRDGGPRVHPVSPVITDDGLFCFLIDSPKRLDLERDGRYALHSFPADDRDDEAYLAGHAIPVRDRGRLARLAQLGRAAGTVDWHLFEFLIDAAMVGRRDRPAVTPGRPGAGSAHITVWRAPNDPTASGSPTAPCSPTGLDRTTAPGAPFTIMEAP, encoded by the coding sequence ATGGTCACCTGGGCAGAGTTCGCCGAAGCGGCACCCGAGCTGGCCGAGGCCATCCGTGACCTCGTGCACCAGTTCGGGCAGGGCTTCGGCTTCCTCGCCACGGTCCGCCGCGACGGCGGCCCGCGGGTCCATCCGGTCAGCCCGGTGATCACCGATGACGGGCTGTTCTGCTTCCTGATCGACTCGCCGAAGCGGCTCGACCTGGAGCGCGACGGGCGCTATGCGCTGCACTCGTTCCCGGCCGACGACCGCGACGACGAGGCATATCTGGCCGGCCACGCGATCCCGGTGCGGGACCGCGGTCGACTGGCCCGGCTCGCCCAGCTCGGCCGTGCCGCCGGCACGGTCGACTGGCACCTGTTCGAGTTCCTCATCGATGCCGCGATGGTCGGTCGCCGCGACCGCCCAGCCGTCACGCCCGGTCGCCCGGGCGCCGGCTCCGCCCACATCACCGTCTGGCGCGCACCCAACGACCCGACCGCATCGGGCAGCCCAACTGCGCCGTGCAGCCCAACCGGGCTCGACCGCACCACCGCGCCAGGCGCACCGTTCACGATCATGGAGGCTCCGTGA